A portion of the Oxyura jamaicensis isolate SHBP4307 breed ruddy duck unplaced genomic scaffold, BPBGC_Ojam_1.0 oxyUn_random_OJ71775, whole genome shotgun sequence genome contains these proteins:
- the LOC118159713 gene encoding uncharacterized protein C18orf25 homolog isoform X1 — MKMEAVGKAEELLNSEVPLKASKKQETTPDEDGPIELEPHPQKDSVPAASDSAVLSSMPCLLMELRRDSLESQLASTESDKPTGGRVYESDSSNHCMLSPSSSGHLADSDTLSSTEENEPCQAEAAVEGDPSGVSGAAVGRKSRRSRSESETSTMAAKKNRQSSDKQNGRVTKVKGHRSQKHKERIRLLRQKREAAARKKYNLLQDSSTSDSDLTCDSSTSSSDDDEEVSGSSKTITAEIPAGFSRAGGSGGTTREIPGLLDRGTVWDRNCIGNVLEEAMNCFAEMQRQTEEKFRMWIEKLTRLDTDEESKQQLEPREPKMQLVGQRVPPTKQSGAFIQMPDSQVLTQQSFNSYMGYQNVDAMLEFPATFNNNFPAIFPENRNIAEPDLNQS, encoded by the exons ATGAAGATGGAGGCAgtgggaaaagcagaagaacttCTCAATTCGGAAGTTCCTCTAAAGGCTTCTAAGAAGCAGGAGACCACTCCTGATGAAGACGGACCTATAGAACTGGAGCCACATCCTCAGAAGGACAGTGTACCTGCTGCGTCAGATTCTGCAGTGCTCTCTTCAATGCCTTGCTTGCTGATGGAACTGAGGCGAGACTCCTTGGAGTCTCAGCTGGCATCCACAGAGAGTGATAAACCAACGGGTGGTCGAGTTTATGAGAGTGACTCTTCTAACCACTGCATGCTTTCCCCTTCTTCCAGTGGGCATTTGGCTGACTCAGACACATTGTCTTCCACAGAAGAGAATGAGCCCTGTCAAGCTGAAGCTGCTGTTGAGGGAGACCCTTCAGGGGTGTCTGGGGCTGCAGTTGGGAGGAAATCCAGGCGATCCAGGTCTGAAAGCGAAACTTCAACAATGGCTGCCAAGAAAAACCGACAGTCTAGCGATAAGCAGAATGGTCGAGTTACCAAGGTAAAAGGTCATCGAAgccaaaagcacaaagaaagaaTCCGGCTGTTAAGACAGAAGCGGGAGGCAGCTGCTCGCAAGAAGTACaacctgctgcaggacagcagtaCCAGTGATAGTGACCTGACATGTGACTCGAGCACAAGTTCATCAGATGATGATGAAGAGGTTTCAGGGAGCAGCAAGACAATCACTGCAGAGATACCAG CTGGCTTCAGTCGTGCTGGGGGATCTGGAGGAACGACCAGGGAAATTCCAGGATTGCTTGACAGGGGCACCGTATGGGATAGGAACTGCATAGGCAATGTCCTGGAAGAGGCCATGAACTGCTTTGCCGAGATGCAGAGGCAGACAGAGGAGAAATTTCGCATGTGGATAGAAAAGCTAACCCGTCTTGACACAgatgaagaaagcaagcaacaaCTGGAGCCCAGGGAACCTAAAATGCAACTAGTTGGCCAAAGAGTCCCCCCTACCAAACAGTCAGGGGCATTCATACAGATGCCTGATAGCCAAGTACTTACACAGCAGTCGTTTAATTCTTACATGGGCTATCAAAATGTTGATGCTATGTTAGAGTTTCCAGCGacttttaataacaattttCCAGCTATCTTTCCAGAGAATAGGAATATTGCAGAGCCTGATCTGAATCAATCataa